A region from the Methylovorus glucosotrophus genome encodes:
- the mfd gene encoding transcription-repair coupling factor: MQFSLPIPASGSSERIKPLPTGLDSLALAQLARELKQKPERTPLVILCASAFEAQRLLEEMPWFAADLSVHMMPDWETLPYDHFSPHPDLISERLATLYQISQNTCDVIIVPVSTALIRVPPNAYLAAHTFMLKKNQRLDLEALRTQCAEAGYHHVSQVMSPGEFSVRGGLVDLFPMGSSLPYRLDLFDDEIESIRTFDVDTQRSVYPVSEIRLLPAREFPLDEAGISRFRQSFRETFEGDPSRSRIYKDVSKGIASGGIEWYLPLFFEETATVLDYLPSSAILCMHGNIDHAAQGFWRDAQSRYRQLAHDPERPILQPEVLLLKTEDFFACTHVWGRIQLTTETASGLPALEIERRADHPLHKLQEFIKKYKGRILIAAESLGRRETMAQLFSDHQVPFSACGDGHGNSWEEFQQGDARVMLGVAALHGGFVADKFCIITEAELYAATVRQQRRREKEKSRNTEGMLKDLSELREQDPVVHEQHGVGRYKGLVNLDFGEGETEFLLLEYAGDDKLYVPVSQLFLISRYSGGPPESAPLHRLGSGQWEKAKKKALKQIRDTAAELLNLYAQRAARKGHAFTLTLQDYEAFAEGFPFEETPDQLSAIEAVISDMQSGRPMDRLVCGDVGFGKTEVALRAAFVAVMGGRQVAVLVPTTLLAEQHYNNFADRFADWPIKIAEISRFRTAKEQAEAIKGLEDGNIDIIIGTHRLIQKDVKFKNLGLVILDEEHRFGVRQKEQLKAMRAEVDVLTLTATPIPRTLSMAMEGLREFSVITTPPQKRLAIKTFATHYSEGIIREAAMREFKRGGQVYFLHNEVDTIFVMKEKLERILPEARIGIAHGQLRERELEHVMRDFYQQRFNLLLCTTIIETGIDVPTANTIIMNRADMFGLAQLHQLRGRVGRSHHQAYAYLLTDPDRNITPQAQKRLDAIQLLEDLGAGFHLAMHDLEIRGAGELLGDSQSGEMQEIGFSLYSDMLNHAVKQLKAGKEPDINAPLGVTTEINLHTPALLPNDYCPDVHERLVLYKRLANCDNDDDLDTMQEELIDRFGILPEQGEALIACHRLRIAAKPLGITKIDASDSAIQLTFSQTSELDPTKLVSLLQRDRRYRMNGPDKLRMTVETHTIKQRSELIETLIKDLS; this comes from the coding sequence ATGCAGTTTTCCCTGCCCATCCCGGCGTCTGGCTCCTCCGAACGTATCAAACCTTTGCCAACCGGCCTCGACAGCCTGGCCCTGGCACAACTCGCGCGCGAGCTTAAACAAAAGCCTGAGCGCACGCCGCTGGTGATCCTGTGTGCGAGTGCATTTGAAGCTCAGCGCCTGCTGGAAGAGATGCCCTGGTTCGCCGCTGACCTCAGCGTGCATATGATGCCGGACTGGGAAACCCTGCCCTATGATCACTTCTCACCGCACCCTGACCTGATTTCAGAGCGCCTGGCCACCTTGTACCAGATCAGCCAGAACACCTGCGATGTCATCATCGTGCCAGTATCTACGGCCCTGATACGTGTGCCGCCCAATGCCTATCTGGCCGCGCATACCTTCATGCTGAAGAAAAACCAGCGCCTGGATCTGGAAGCCTTACGCACGCAATGCGCAGAGGCGGGCTACCACCATGTCAGCCAGGTCATGAGCCCGGGCGAATTCAGCGTGCGTGGCGGGCTGGTTGATCTGTTCCCCATGGGGAGCAGCCTGCCCTACCGTCTTGATTTGTTCGATGACGAAATCGAAAGCATCCGCACCTTTGATGTTGATACCCAGCGCAGTGTTTATCCGGTTAGCGAGATACGCCTGCTGCCCGCACGTGAATTTCCGTTAGATGAGGCTGGCATCAGCCGCTTCAGACAGAGTTTCCGCGAAACCTTTGAAGGCGATCCTTCACGCAGCCGCATTTACAAGGATGTGAGCAAAGGCATCGCCAGCGGTGGCATTGAGTGGTATCTGCCGCTGTTTTTTGAGGAAACGGCGACGGTACTCGATTATTTGCCGAGCTCTGCCATTCTCTGCATGCACGGCAATATCGATCATGCCGCCCAAGGGTTCTGGCGTGATGCACAATCACGCTATCGCCAGCTGGCGCACGATCCTGAGCGGCCTATCCTGCAGCCGGAGGTATTGCTGCTCAAAACCGAAGACTTTTTTGCCTGCACCCATGTCTGGGGCCGGATTCAGCTCACAACAGAAACCGCCAGCGGCTTGCCCGCGCTGGAGATTGAGCGCCGCGCCGATCACCCCCTGCACAAACTGCAGGAGTTCATCAAGAAATACAAAGGCCGTATCCTGATTGCGGCTGAAAGTCTGGGGCGCCGTGAGACCATGGCCCAGCTATTTAGCGATCATCAGGTGCCGTTTTCTGCCTGTGGCGATGGCCATGGCAACTCCTGGGAAGAATTTCAGCAAGGCGATGCACGTGTGATGCTCGGTGTCGCGGCATTGCATGGCGGTTTTGTCGCCGATAAATTCTGCATCATCACCGAAGCCGAGCTTTATGCGGCCACGGTGCGCCAGCAGCGCCGCCGTGAAAAGGAAAAATCACGCAATACCGAAGGCATGCTCAAGGATTTATCCGAGCTGCGCGAGCAAGACCCCGTGGTGCACGAACAGCACGGCGTAGGCCGTTACAAGGGCCTGGTCAATCTCGACTTTGGCGAGGGCGAAACCGAATTCCTGCTGCTGGAATATGCAGGCGATGACAAGCTTTACGTGCCGGTTTCCCAGTTATTCCTGATCTCGCGCTACTCGGGCGGGCCACCGGAATCCGCGCCCCTGCACAGACTGGGTAGCGGTCAATGGGAAAAGGCCAAGAAAAAAGCCCTCAAGCAAATCCGCGATACGGCGGCTGAGCTGCTTAACCTGTATGCCCAGCGCGCAGCGCGCAAAGGCCATGCCTTTACCCTCACCCTGCAGGATTACGAAGCCTTTGCCGAAGGCTTCCCGTTTGAAGAAACCCCGGATCAACTCTCTGCCATTGAGGCAGTCATCAGCGATATGCAATCCGGCCGGCCGATGGATCGCCTGGTGTGTGGCGATGTGGGCTTCGGCAAGACCGAGGTCGCCTTACGTGCCGCGTTTGTTGCCGTCATGGGCGGCCGCCAGGTAGCCGTGCTGGTGCCAACCACGCTACTTGCCGAACAGCATTACAACAACTTTGCCGACCGCTTTGCCGACTGGCCGATCAAGATCGCGGAAATCTCGCGCTTCCGCACCGCGAAAGAGCAAGCGGAAGCGATCAAGGGACTGGAAGACGGCAATATCGACATCATCATCGGCACCCACCGCCTGATCCAGAAAGATGTGAAGTTCAAGAACCTTGGCCTCGTCATCCTCGATGAAGAGCACCGTTTTGGCGTGCGCCAGAAAGAACAGCTGAAAGCCATGCGCGCTGAAGTGGATGTGCTGACACTCACCGCCACCCCGATTCCCCGCACGCTATCCATGGCCATGGAAGGCCTGCGCGAGTTTTCGGTTATTACCACGCCGCCGCAAAAACGCCTGGCGATCAAAACCTTTGCCACGCACTATTCAGAAGGCATCATCCGCGAAGCCGCCATGCGCGAATTCAAGCGCGGTGGCCAGGTGTACTTCCTGCACAACGAAGTCGACACTATTTTCGTGATGAAAGAAAAGCTGGAACGCATCCTGCCCGAAGCCCGTATTGGCATTGCCCACGGCCAGCTGCGCGAACGCGAACTCGAGCACGTCATGCGCGACTTCTACCAGCAGCGCTTCAACCTGTTGCTCTGCACCACCATTATTGAAACCGGCATTGATGTGCCCACCGCCAACACCATCATCATGAATCGGGCCGATATGTTCGGCCTGGCGCAGCTGCATCAGTTACGTGGCCGTGTCGGCCGCTCACACCATCAGGCCTATGCCTATTTGCTGACGGACCCCGACCGCAACATTACCCCGCAAGCGCAAAAGCGCCTGGACGCGATTCAACTGCTGGAAGACCTTGGCGCCGGCTTCCACCTGGCCATGCACGACCTGGAAATCCGCGGCGCAGGGGAACTGCTGGGCGACTCACAAAGCGGCGAAATGCAGGAGATCGGATTTTCACTCTACTCCGACATGCTGAACCACGCGGTGAAGCAACTAAAAGCTGGCAAGGAACCAGACATCAACGCCCCACTGGGCGTCACCACCGAAATCAACCTGCATACCCCCGCTCTGCTGCCGAATGACTACTGTCCCGATGTGCACGAGCGACTGGTGCTTTATAAGCGTCTCGCAAACTGCGACAACGACGACGACCTTGACACGATGCAGGAAGAGCTGATCGACCGCTTTGGCATACTCCCCGAACAAGGCGAAGCACTGATCGCCTGCCATCGCCTGCGTATCGCCGCCAAGCCCCTCGGCATTACCAAGATTGACGCCAGCGATAGCGCCATCCAGCTCACATTCAGCCAGACCAGCGAGCTTGACCCCACCAAACTGGTCAGCCTGCTACAGCGCGACCGCCGCTATCGCATGAATGGGCCTGATAAATTAAGAATGACGGTGGAAACCCACACTATTAAACAACGGAGTGAATTGATTGAAACGCTAATCAAGGATCTGAGTTGA
- a CDS encoding choice-of-anchor A family protein yields the protein MKLVSMVVMAAALFSQHAVAQTVDLGVASNYNVFVFDSYKSTGWSSIGGAVAVGGNADISTSTISNSANNPYGLVVGGNLTKSYGGVNGTTWVGGAVSKPQWDNYNNYSSSDAPIDFAAAKTSFSALSDKLASTASTGTVSYSYGSTGNLTGTGSSVEYFSVNGSDLTNISNWSFANVLANATLIINVSGSNISLSGGWSGFSSYNVLFNFYDATTVNLSNISFAASILATDATITGSGGSFIGTAVANSWSNSLTVSNRAFSSFEMATPNVSAVPEPNAVILLIMGILMILGYRQFKSRL from the coding sequence ATGAAGTTAGTAAGTATGGTCGTCATGGCCGCTGCACTTTTTTCACAGCATGCAGTCGCCCAAACAGTAGATCTTGGCGTAGCGAGCAACTATAACGTTTTCGTATTTGATAGCTACAAAAGTACAGGCTGGAGCTCTATCGGAGGTGCCGTTGCTGTGGGTGGCAATGCAGATATCAGCACATCCACTATCAGCAACTCTGCCAATAACCCCTATGGATTGGTCGTCGGCGGAAACCTCACCAAATCTTATGGCGGTGTCAATGGAACCACCTGGGTCGGCGGTGCAGTCAGCAAACCTCAATGGGATAATTACAACAACTACTCCAGCAGTGATGCTCCCATTGACTTTGCCGCGGCCAAAACATCGTTTTCAGCCTTGTCCGACAAACTCGCTTCAACCGCCTCTACAGGCACCGTCAGCTATAGCTATGGCAGCACCGGCAACCTGACAGGCACCGGCTCAAGCGTCGAATACTTTTCCGTGAATGGCAGTGACCTCACCAACATCTCCAACTGGAGCTTTGCCAATGTACTCGCCAACGCTACATTGATCATCAACGTTTCCGGCAGCAATATCAGTCTGAGTGGCGGTTGGTCAGGTTTCAGCAGCTATAACGTGCTGTTCAACTTCTATGACGCGACGACGGTGAACCTAAGCAACATCAGCTTCGCCGCCAGTATTCTCGCCACAGACGCCACCATCACCGGTAGCGGCGGCAGTTTCATTGGCACCGCAGTTGCCAATAGCTGGAGCAACTCCCTGACGGTAAGCAATCGCGCATTCTCCTCTTTCGAAATGGCTACTCCCAACGTCAGCGCTGTTCCCGAGCCTAACGCCGTGATCCTTCTGATCATGGGTATTCTGATGATTCTGGGTTACAGGCAGTTTAAAAGCAGGCTCTGA
- a CDS encoding DedA family protein, with protein MLEKLIAMVASWIILVISTLGYGGVALLMAIESACIPLPSEIIMPFAGYLVYTGELTLWGVALAGAVGCVIGSIPAYYLGMYGGRPLVHKYGKWLLISHHDLALADRWFEKHGEITIFIGRLLPAVRTFIAFPAGIARMNMGKFIFYTFTGSVLWCGLLAYAGMKFGQHWDQLKVYFHEFHIVLVIAGVIFLVWYVRRHFKAVRRSHHHHD; from the coding sequence ATGCTCGAAAAACTTATAGCCATGGTGGCTTCATGGATCATTTTGGTCATTTCAACCCTGGGTTATGGAGGCGTGGCATTGCTGATGGCCATTGAATCCGCATGTATTCCCTTACCCTCGGAGATCATCATGCCGTTTGCGGGGTATCTGGTTTATACAGGGGAGCTGACGTTGTGGGGCGTGGCCTTGGCAGGCGCAGTGGGCTGCGTGATTGGCTCTATCCCTGCCTATTATCTGGGCATGTATGGCGGCCGCCCGCTGGTGCATAAATATGGCAAATGGTTACTGATTTCGCACCATGATCTGGCATTGGCCGACCGCTGGTTTGAGAAACACGGGGAAATCACCATTTTCATCGGTCGCCTGCTACCGGCGGTGCGGACGTTTATTGCCTTTCCGGCAGGGATTGCCCGCATGAATATGGGCAAATTCATTTTCTACACCTTCACCGGTTCTGTGCTTTGGTGCGGCCTGCTGGCCTATGCCGGCATGAAGTTTGGTCAGCACTGGGATCAGCTCAAGGTGTATTTCCACGAATTTCATATCGTACTGGTGATCGCCGGGGTTATTTTCCTGGTGTGGTATGTGCGCCGCCACTTCAAGGCGGTACGTCGCAGTCACCATCATCACGATTAA
- a CDS encoding UvrD-helicase domain-containing protein, whose protein sequence is MSDNMLNDEAVLQDHLLAQDDESRRRALELESFIVEAPAGAGKTELLTQRYLKLLTTVREPEEIIAITFTNKAAAEMRARILDSLLMAASGERPPQPHKQKTFALGQDALQHAAERGWHLLENPARLRIFTIDSLSSHLARQMPLMSRFGAQPAVTEDASAYYQLAAERTLDLADGSSDEVTQALRYVDNDSLRLTQLLADMLAKRDQWLPYANRSDTRDLAEAALQHLITQDMQEALAAFPVRLQQVLMPIARYAATNLPCEAPIALLRDWETPMPATPNALPMWLAACELLFTGQDSWRKTVNVNTGFPAVPESKPYKEQLAELIAALQATAGADAALCRLRCLPQLRAGEESWQVVSALAQLLNLAVAQLWFVFQEAREVDFVEISQRALNALADDADAPSDLALRLDYRIQHLLVDEFQDTSPGQVHLLQRLTRGWEAGDGRTLFAVGDPMQSIYRFRKANVGLFLGVAREGIGDIHLTPLQLCRNNRSCPPVVDWINHAFAKVFPREDSIARGAIRYRPFVATRADEVDTGVVMHPLIQGTDESNEQLRGREAALMVKLIREEWAAHPQRRIAVLVRARSHLEHLVADIRRHHRDIRFQAVEIEALAGRQIIQDLLALTHALHHRADRVNWLAILRAPWCGLTLADMHVLAASDHRSTIWRLLQQDARLAAMSEDGRQRALHVRGILQEVLAQQGRLPVSRWLHSAWLMLGGPWCLWEPGDVQDVQAFFALVDKLDNQGRFTPTRLAEEVEKLYAAADEAADGRLQLMTIHKSKGLEFDTVILPGLERKTGNQDSPLLLWEEVAIADEEQGSSVELVAAPFVPKGARLDDGPTPYDYLRLLEKERAEHEDARVLYVAATRTERRLHLIATATVNAKGEPRPASGSFLQLLWPQVALQFAEAMATEGVSETSPQAEATLADFVPPLVRLQQPHMPAVLQTATPFTPLWNPGEASESLSLAASLEADIGTLAHRYLELMARQGLATWPEARIHQAMPAMLRWLQQQGHAEKQAHDAAAVVVQLLLTTLRSADGQWVLQAREGADAEVAWSYANASELKRYVVDRTFMENGVRWIIDYKTVALPADISEEQLRAQVARYRLQLDNYASLFADQGTLVRKAIFFLALGRLVELAAEDQLF, encoded by the coding sequence ATGAGTGACAATATGCTGAATGACGAAGCCGTGCTGCAAGACCATCTGCTCGCGCAGGATGACGAAAGCCGTCGTCGTGCCCTGGAGCTGGAAAGCTTTATCGTTGAGGCCCCGGCGGGTGCCGGTAAAACCGAGCTGCTGACCCAGCGCTACCTCAAGCTGCTGACCACCGTGCGCGAGCCGGAAGAAATCATCGCCATTACCTTTACCAACAAGGCGGCAGCCGAGATGCGGGCGCGCATTCTCGATAGCCTGCTGATGGCGGCCAGTGGCGAACGTCCGCCACAGCCACACAAGCAGAAGACCTTTGCGCTGGGTCAGGATGCTTTGCAGCACGCGGCAGAGCGCGGCTGGCACTTGCTGGAAAACCCGGCGCGCCTGCGTATTTTTACCATAGACTCGCTGAGCAGCCATCTTGCGCGGCAAATGCCGCTGATGAGCCGCTTTGGCGCGCAACCGGCGGTGACAGAAGATGCCTCCGCCTATTACCAGCTGGCTGCCGAGCGCACGCTGGATCTGGCCGATGGCAGCAGCGATGAGGTGACGCAAGCCTTGCGCTATGTGGATAACGACAGTTTGCGGCTTACCCAGTTGCTGGCCGATATGCTGGCCAAGCGCGATCAGTGGCTGCCGTATGCCAATCGCAGCGATACCCGTGATCTGGCCGAGGCCGCCTTGCAACATCTGATTACGCAGGACATGCAGGAAGCGCTGGCTGCCTTTCCGGTGCGCCTGCAGCAGGTGCTGATGCCGATTGCGCGCTATGCCGCCACCAACCTGCCATGCGAAGCGCCGATTGCCCTGCTGCGCGATTGGGAAACCCCCATGCCCGCCACCCCGAATGCCTTGCCGATGTGGCTGGCCGCCTGCGAGCTCCTGTTTACCGGGCAGGATAGCTGGCGCAAAACCGTCAACGTCAATACCGGCTTCCCTGCGGTCCCTGAATCCAAACCTTATAAGGAACAGCTGGCGGAACTGATCGCCGCCCTGCAAGCCACTGCGGGGGCCGATGCCGCCTTGTGCCGCTTGCGGTGCCTGCCGCAGTTGCGTGCTGGGGAGGAGAGCTGGCAGGTGGTGTCGGCCCTGGCGCAATTGCTTAACCTGGCCGTGGCCCAGCTCTGGTTTGTATTCCAGGAGGCGCGGGAGGTCGATTTTGTCGAGATATCACAGCGTGCCTTGAATGCCCTGGCGGATGATGCCGATGCGCCCAGCGATCTTGCCTTGCGGCTGGATTACCGTATTCAGCATCTGCTGGTCGATGAGTTTCAGGATACCAGCCCTGGTCAGGTGCATCTGCTGCAACGCCTGACGCGCGGCTGGGAAGCGGGAGATGGCCGCACGCTATTTGCCGTGGGCGACCCCATGCAATCCATTTATCGCTTCCGCAAGGCCAACGTCGGCCTGTTTCTGGGAGTGGCGCGTGAGGGCATAGGCGATATTCACCTGACGCCATTGCAGCTGTGCCGCAATAACCGCTCCTGCCCGCCGGTGGTGGACTGGATCAACCATGCATTCGCAAAAGTATTCCCGCGGGAGGACAGCATCGCGCGCGGCGCCATTCGCTATCGCCCGTTTGTGGCTACCCGTGCCGACGAGGTTGATACCGGTGTAGTCATGCATCCGCTTATTCAGGGCACGGATGAGAGCAATGAGCAATTGCGCGGGCGCGAAGCGGCCTTGATGGTCAAGCTGATCCGCGAAGAGTGGGCCGCTCATCCGCAGCGCCGTATCGCGGTTTTAGTGCGCGCTCGCAGCCATCTGGAGCATCTGGTGGCGGATATTCGCCGTCATCATCGTGATATCCGTTTTCAGGCGGTGGAAATTGAAGCGCTGGCCGGGCGCCAGATCATTCAGGATCTGCTCGCGCTCACGCATGCCTTGCATCATCGCGCGGACCGCGTGAACTGGCTGGCTATTTTGCGGGCGCCCTGGTGCGGGCTCACGCTGGCGGACATGCATGTGCTGGCGGCGAGTGATCACCGCAGTACTATCTGGCGCTTATTGCAGCAGGATGCGCGCCTGGCGGCCATGAGCGAAGATGGTCGCCAGCGCGCGCTGCATGTACGCGGCATTTTGCAGGAAGTGCTGGCACAGCAGGGTCGCTTGCCCGTAAGCCGCTGGTTGCATAGTGCCTGGCTGATGCTGGGCGGGCCGTGGTGCCTGTGGGAGCCGGGCGATGTGCAGGACGTGCAGGCGTTTTTTGCCTTGGTGGACAAACTGGACAATCAGGGGCGATTCACGCCGACACGCTTGGCGGAAGAAGTCGAGAAACTCTATGCCGCTGCTGACGAGGCAGCGGATGGTCGCCTGCAGCTGATGACCATCCACAAATCCAAAGGCTTGGAGTTTGATACCGTGATTTTGCCTGGCCTTGAGCGCAAGACGGGTAATCAGGATAGCCCCTTGCTGCTGTGGGAAGAAGTGGCGATTGCGGATGAAGAGCAGGGCAGCAGCGTGGAACTGGTGGCCGCGCCCTTTGTACCCAAGGGTGCCCGGCTGGATGATGGCCCTACGCCTTATGACTACCTGCGGCTGCTGGAAAAAGAGCGCGCTGAACACGAAGATGCCCGTGTACTGTATGTGGCAGCCACGCGTACCGAGCGCCGTCTGCATCTGATTGCCACCGCCACGGTCAATGCCAAGGGCGAACCACGTCCGGCGTCTGGCAGCTTTTTGCAATTGCTGTGGCCGCAAGTGGCCCTGCAGTTTGCCGAGGCCATGGCAACAGAGGGCGTTAGCGAGACCAGCCCGCAGGCGGAAGCCACGCTTGCCGATTTTGTGCCGCCGCTGGTTAGGCTGCAACAGCCGCATATGCCCGCCGTTTTGCAAACCGCCACGCCCTTTACACCGCTGTGGAACCCGGGCGAAGCCAGTGAATCGCTTAGTCTGGCGGCCAGCCTGGAGGCCGATATTGGTACGCTGGCTCACCGTTATCTTGAACTGATGGCGCGCCAAGGCTTGGCTACCTGGCCGGAGGCTCGCATACACCAGGCCATGCCCGCCATGCTGCGCTGGTTGCAGCAACAGGGCCATGCCGAAAAACAGGCACATGATGCCGCCGCTGTGGTGGTGCAATTGCTGCTGACGACTTTACGCAGCGCAGATGGTCAGTGGGTATTGCAGGCTCGCGAGGGCGCGGATGCCGAAGTGGCCTGGAGCTATGCCAATGCCAGCGAGCTGAAGCGTTATGTGGTAGACCGTACGTTTATGGAAAATGGCGTGCGCTGGATTATCGATTACAAAACCGTGGCGCTACCGGCTGACATCAGCGAGGAGCAGTTAAGGGCGCAAGTGGCGCGCTACCGGTTGCAACTGGATAACTACGCTAGTCTGTTTGCCGATCAGGGAACCCTGGTACGCAAGGCCATTTTCTTCCTGGCGCTGGGGAGGCTGGTGGAACTGGCTGCTGAGGATCAGCTTTTCTGA
- a CDS encoding PD-(D/E)XK nuclease family protein — MPDSPALILCSTARLARSLRLHHDRRQHASGLSAWQPLPTLTLKQWLDDVTEQAILSGEVDVATAPQGVLSELQERMLWEQVIEEALANDNAAALFDVPGMAQAAMEAHRLMFEWQLQIPPGGHTEESRQFLSWREHFVQRCRQSGWLEAVRYMAWQLDCLERGQLPLPASIAFAGFDRLGPQEQRLQHLLQQRGVVLSNHATLLPQPGHAQHAMLETQEAECRAAVAWVAQQLNENPQARLGLVVPELGKLRTRLAALLDELLHPVTVRPGLVEADRAYDFSLGLPLNTQPVVHAALALLRIFWQQRIEQQDFSVLLLNPYWSASLGEADARAQLDSRMRQWLPQTVSMMRLLRLIERLQEGENPLPIGQLLQDLRAGWAVREAQPRRQLPSLWAVAFEQLLAALQWPGERSISSHEFQAQRAFSRSLQALARLDVFGDTLNGMQALQRLGELCREQIFQPEVSGDPPVQVMGMLEGAAAPLDALWVMGMNDHVWPPPPRPNPLIPATVQRAAGVPNADSAVQAAFARILHQRLLHTAPLIVFSSALKDGERQLRASPILSDIPVFDGDWAKAQTLAEQLAHGEHAALQVLDDHMAPAVGEGEHVSGGTGLLKAQAICPAWAYYQYRLGARELKAPVNGLEPAERGTLVHGVLQHFWQGRDLAYLQALDAEELNAALAEAAQQALQDFAAERDETLSPAFCQLEQERLIKLVSAWLAFEKTREVDFSVLDCERDTKVMIEGVEIRLVLDRIDQLPDGRVLIMDYKTGQKPDIRNWAESRITEPQLPVYAAFSLDDGEVAAVSFAMVRTEEHAFSGIAGEEILPALMTLDDRKARDIFDAERFADWHTLLDHWRESLQAIARELKSGEAAVRVADPLQLRYCEVLPLLRLPERQLQFERLQAQQDGSRA; from the coding sequence ATGCCTGATTCTCCCGCCCTGATCCTTTGCTCCACGGCCCGCCTCGCACGCAGCTTGCGTTTGCATCATGACCGCCGCCAGCATGCCAGTGGATTGTCGGCTTGGCAGCCTCTTCCCACCCTCACGCTCAAGCAATGGCTGGATGATGTCACCGAACAAGCCATCCTCAGTGGTGAGGTGGATGTCGCTACGGCGCCGCAGGGCGTACTCAGTGAACTGCAGGAGCGCATGTTGTGGGAGCAGGTGATAGAAGAAGCGCTGGCGAACGACAATGCTGCCGCCTTGTTTGATGTGCCCGGCATGGCGCAAGCCGCCATGGAGGCGCACCGCCTGATGTTTGAATGGCAATTGCAGATTCCGCCGGGCGGCCACACGGAAGAGAGTCGCCAGTTTTTGAGCTGGCGCGAGCATTTTGTGCAGCGTTGCCGCCAATCCGGCTGGCTGGAGGCTGTGCGCTATATGGCATGGCAGCTGGATTGCCTGGAGCGCGGCCAGCTGCCTTTGCCTGCCAGTATTGCCTTTGCCGGATTTGACCGGCTGGGCCCGCAGGAACAGCGTTTGCAACACTTGTTGCAGCAGCGCGGCGTGGTGCTCAGCAATCACGCCACTTTGCTGCCGCAGCCCGGACATGCCCAGCATGCCATGTTGGAGACGCAGGAGGCCGAGTGCCGTGCCGCCGTCGCCTGGGTTGCGCAGCAGCTGAATGAAAACCCGCAAGCGCGGCTGGGGCTGGTGGTGCCTGAGCTCGGCAAACTGCGCACGCGGCTTGCCGCCTTGCTGGATGAGCTGCTGCACCCCGTTACCGTACGCCCTGGCCTGGTGGAGGCGGATCGCGCCTATGACTTTTCCCTGGGTTTGCCGCTGAACACGCAGCCGGTGGTGCATGCCGCCTTGGCCTTGCTGCGTATCTTCTGGCAGCAGCGCATAGAGCAACAGGATTTTTCCGTGTTGCTGCTCAATCCCTATTGGTCGGCCAGTCTGGGCGAGGCCGACGCCCGAGCCCAGCTGGATAGCCGCATGCGGCAATGGCTGCCACAAACGGTCAGCATGATGCGTTTGTTACGCCTGATCGAGCGTCTGCAGGAAGGCGAAAACCCGCTGCCCATCGGTCAGCTGCTGCAAGATTTACGGGCTGGCTGGGCAGTGCGTGAGGCGCAACCGCGTCGGCAATTGCCTTCGCTATGGGCCGTCGCATTTGAACAATTGCTGGCTGCCTTGCAATGGCCAGGCGAGCGCAGTATCTCCAGCCATGAATTCCAGGCGCAGCGCGCCTTTTCGCGCAGCTTGCAAGCCCTGGCGCGGCTGGATGTGTTTGGTGACACGCTGAATGGGATGCAGGCATTGCAGCGCTTGGGCGAGCTCTGCCGCGAGCAGATATTCCAGCCCGAGGTCAGTGGCGATCCGCCCGTGCAGGTAATGGGCATGCTGGAAGGCGCTGCTGCCCCGCTGGATGCGCTGTGGGTGATGGGCATGAATGATCATGTATGGCCGCCACCACCCAGACCGAATCCCCTTATTCCTGCCACGGTGCAGCGCGCCGCTGGCGTGCCGAATGCTGACAGTGCGGTGCAAGCGGCGTTTGCCCGCATTCTGCATCAGCGTTTGTTGCATACCGCACCGTTGATCGTGTTTTCCAGCGCATTGAAAGATGGCGAACGGCAATTGCGCGCGAGCCCGATATTGAGCGATATCCCCGTGTTCGATGGCGATTGGGCCAAGGCCCAGACCCTGGCTGAGCAACTGGCGCATGGCGAACACGCAGCACTGCAAGTGCTGGACGACCACATGGCACCGGCGGTCGGCGAGGGCGAGCATGTGTCTGGCGGCACGGGCCTCTTGAAAGCGCAGGCCATCTGCCCGGCATGGGCGTATTACCAGTATCGCCTTGGCGCACGCGAGCTGAAAGCGCCGGTGAATGGGCTTGAGCCCGCCGAGCGCGGCACGCTGGTGCACGGCGTGTTACAGCATTTCTGGCAGGGGCGCGACCTCGCTTATTTGCAGGCGCTGGATGCCGAAGAACTGAATGCGGCGCTGGCAGAAGCCGCGCAACAGGCTTTGCAGGACTTTGCCGCCGAACGCGACGAAACGCTGTCGCCTGCGTTTTGCCAGCTGGAGCAGGAGCGCCTGATCAAACTGGTCAGCGCCTGGCTGGCCTTTGAAAAAACGCGCGAAGTGGATTTCAGTGTGCTGGATTGCGAACGCGACACCAAGGTAATGATTGAGGGCGTGGAAATCCGGCTGGTACTGGACCGGATTGATCAGCTGCCCGATGGGCGCGTACTCATCATGGACTACAAAACCGGGCAAAAGCCGGATATTCGCAACTGGGCGGAATCGCGCATTACCGAGCCACAACTGCCGGTCTATGCCGCATTCAGCCTGGACGATGGCGAGGTGGCAGCCGTCAGCTTTGCCATGGTGCGCACCGAAGAGCATGCGTTTTCCGGGATTGCCGGTGAGGAAATCCTGCCTGCGCTGATGACGCTGGATGATCGCAAGGCGCGCGATATTTTTGATGCCGAACGCTTTGCCGACTGGCATACCTTGCTCGATCACTGGCGCGAAAGCCTGCAAGCGATTGCCCGCGAGCTCAAATCCGGCGAGGCCGCAGTGCGGGTGGCGGATCCTCTGCAGCTCAGGTATTGCGAAGTATTGCCCTTGCTGCGTTTGCCCGAGCGGCAACTGCAGTTTGAGCGCCTGCAGGCTCAGCAAGACGGGAGCCGCGCATGA